TAACAGTGAACAATTTCTGGTTGGTAAACCTAAATAGTGTTACATGTAAAAGCTTGGATTTTTCTTTGTTGTAATGGTTAGCATTTAATCGATGATTTTATAGACCGAGTAACAGTGAATTCATTTTGGTGTGTGAACTTCActgaatcaaaatatataattactCTAGCATGTCTTGCAGGAACTCCTGTAACTCAagaataatatgttttaaattgggCTGAAATTTGCAAAGATTCAGAAGTTTTGGAAAGTAAAAAcgtaaaatgtttaaagataaaCGGACAGACAGGCGAAAGCCGGACAAAGATAAACAGAAACGtcacttacatgtatacactcAAAGTTCAGTATACCAAAAATATGCAGAtagttttaaaatctatttattgGCAAAGTGACATTGTGTGGCAATACTTGTTGATTAACCTTAGTGCAATCAAACCTTTAAATCTATACTTTATGTAATTGTTAGATTATATTTAGTAAAATATTTGCTAAAAAGAAGGGGCAGAGGAAGAAAAGCGATAGAACCTCTTTTTAATCGcgtaaattttacattatatgatataatttactTAAGACATAACCCACTTTTTCATTGGTTGATCAAAAGTTCTGCGCCAATCAAATATCGTATCTCTTTTGCTTACAGCACTCTTAGTTGTTAATCGAAATGTGACGTCGTGGTGAAATAACatcaaaggatttttttatttttagattaaaGTAAAGTATTCATAAAGAACAACAAATAGAATAATACATATGTTGAGATTGCATAAGTTGTTTCACTAGAGCAATATCTAGAAGAAAATTAGAAAACGGCCCAAAATACTATTCATTTCCATTTCTACCTAGTATTATCAAACTTTAGGAGACTTAGACGTTTCATGTTACCTTGTATTATTAGATCTAACCAAGGTCAAATATGGAGAAAATTTTGCcctaagtttttaaaaaagaatcaaaCACATTTACTCAATTTTACTGAAACTGATAAAGATAAAAGTTGAAAGCTTTTGGAGAAAATACTAAAGAACCTTAAAAAGTTGTACGGGGTTTAGCTTTAATGGTATCCATTACGAATGACCTAAACCAGCCTATACATGTAGAAAGGAGCATACATATGAATTCTTTGTGTGGTTAAGTTCTTAATTAAACTAAATCAGAAGAAAAGgtgtctgttttatttctttatatacGACTTTTCAGTCCACATAAGGTAGCCGGTTATATGACAGTAAAGAGGAAAAGTGGCCCACTAcatcaaaataatttcaactATCAGTCAAGAATTATTTAATTACGAGAGAAAGATAATACAAGTAAAATAGGCCAAAAATGtgtgaaattgaattttaagaaaatgttgtTTCAACAATAAGTTtagtaaatgtgaaaaaagcCTACAAAACTAAGATATAAACTCGTGATATACCGTTCATAAACCAACTGAGCCACTAAGCtatgatgaaaataaaacaaaaggatagataaaatgtatatgttataGCATAAtctataatttcatttataattaatttcaattgGACTTCAAAAGGAGAAAACAAAAATCTActttaataacaatatttttgaatatacTAAATGTAATTATAGGCTGTATATGATTTAAAGCAGTTTGTAAAAAGgagtgtttgtttttttgtttgtttgtttgttttttttttttttgtttttttttttttttttggggggggggggtcttttttAAGTTATATAAATGTCGGGTTAGAATCCGATGCatctttttgataaaataaaaatatgataatgatataattaaacgTATACATCTATAACATGATGTAAGAGAGACTGGGCTATATTGCacaatacaaaacaaagaaacttttttttttaaataatacactTAACATCTCTTCTGCTCGAAATAGCGTATTATAATCTTTCTTGataattaaaaatgcaaaaatgttttttaattttacctCTGTCGACATCTTTCTAATTTTTCTTCCATTtcttaaaatcttattttggttgaaatattttctgaatATACCTGTTACTATTCGCAATTAGCGGCCATCGCGTTAACCAATCGGCAACCTAGGCAAGATataaatcttgctttcgatgacgaacggaacctaACGCGCaggtcgctcactacacggtcgtttaAAATATAAGtggaaaattatgaaaaaggaAAACTTTAAGACCATCTTTTATCTTAATTAAAAAGTCATGCAGTTCGTCTCAGTGATATTTTGCTGATCGGTTCTATGATGTCTATGCTTACCGAACAAAATAATTTGGAAGCTGCTTTCATGCAGTATTTTGATATGGAATTTCGTGTTCCAGATAAAGACCCTTTATTTAATGGAACAATTTCATTTATGCAATGTATGGTTTTCTGTTTATCTATGCCATCGTGTCTGTCTGTGTTTGTGTCCAATAGAGAAACTTGTACAGGGTACCACTTTACACATCACTATAAAGCTGGACTACAGTTTTTGAATTCCAGTGAGGAAACATATTTCTTCAAAGGTAATACCTTAAAATAACAATTGATCTTATcttatttaatgattaaaaaaatgtatttttggacATTTGTTTGAACTCTGAGGAGATTGGTACTACAGGCGTGTATTTGAATATTGAATACTAGTAATTAACTATTGTTATAATCAAACCAATTTTCGTTTTGATATCGTGCTAAATCAGTATAGGGTTAACCTTCTTTACAGAACATAAATGTAACACACCTGGTTACACCTGGAATTCAACACACCAGTATTGTTACAAGTATCATACTActggaaaaaaatatgaagaagcTAGAACAGCGTGTAGTCAAGACGATCCTAGAAGTCATTTATTTCTTGTGGACTCAGAAAGTGCCATCGTGTTTTTACAACATATAGTTGGTAAGTTActtattttaattcttataaaaaaaaaaccttttccaGGAAACTTAATGTATTGTGAGACAAGATTTGTGCTACCTCGATCGCAttatttttaaaggggcattATTACGATTTTTGTCATATAACTCGACGACTTACACTCCATTTTTGTTAAACATTAGAGATATCGTCTTAatgcattaataaaaaaaattgaaaaaaaaaattaaaaaaagcaaaaccTTTTGTGGTTTAACTACGGGAAGGTaaagtttttaaatcatttaaaacagatGTAATGCATACATTGTATTTgcttttttgtgtgtgttttttttctcttgatttgtgtgtttgtttttttgtaaataaaattaaacattattatAAGGAGACAGTTTATAATTgctttttattatctttttaatcaatgtcaaaaatgtcattagattaatcaaaatgttaacaaagTTAGGTTTGATTTCTGTTTAATCTTGAAATGGCCTTTCAGCGAGGCACACActcgattttttttctgatttttttttaatttaatgttattttttgtcaaagaaaaataGCAAAATACACACCAAATTAGAATGATGATAAAttcatgatatttatttttatcaccaGATCTTTATGGTAATAAACTGTACTTACAAGGAATGAGAAAAGACGCGTCCTCGCCTTTCCTTAACGACTTTGGTGGAGCAATACCATTTTTCctatggaatgaaaatgaacCAGAATCTCATTCTGAAAGTATTTACTTACGTACAAGTTTCTCAAATTCAACGCTAATGGAGGTCTCACGAGGAGAAATCTATAGAAAATTTCTGTGTTACATTATGTAGCAAACATGCAGTTTGCTTATTTAATATTGCAGATATTGACGGGGTTTAGGGGCAACAGCAATAACTGATAACGTGGTTATTTACGCTGCAGGTTAAGCACGCTTCTTCTATAGTCAAACTATGCGTCCAAGTATTACGTGTGCGGATGCGTGAAATACCACTCCAaaagttttagattttttaCTGTACGCAGTTTTAGGCTTACCGCGTAACTAGTGTAAATTTGCCCAACGAGTAAAGAACCATTTTTACAGTATGTTAAGCCCCAATCAGGCGAATTGTTGCCTGACGCAGACCAGAGGACAATTATATTCAtcccccggggggggggggcaaacatAAACAGTGTTGCcagaaaacattttgttttgtgaaaagaaaaatgaaacaagaggcccaggggccacatcgctcacctgagcaacaattgccttatttctgatcaaattagctctacagtatcaaaatatcttgataactatgtacagtagatcttgctaaaaaaaaaaaaaaaaaggaaaatctgccaatttttatccatctCTTTTTTGGGGtaaaataccaagccccttttgttgttgttccTGTAAGAGGATTATTCTCTCTTCctttgtaccccccccccccccccaattccatttcgtggccccaattttctctagggaatcatggtttcatcaaacttaaatctacataacctgtgcttttacactaagtactgagttttggaccgaaaactttcccagaatatttttaaagattttctctataaactcctatgtaaaaattcaaaccgccatcacggccccaccctaccactagggactgagATTTTGCAAACTgcaaatttacactacccgaggatgcctctacacaagtttaagcttttctggccaaacagtctttaaaaagaagatttttaaagattgtctctatatatctatataaaaattcatcccccattgtggccccgccctacctccagggaccatgatttgaacaaacttgaatctatattaTCTGAGGATAGTTACATATCactttgagctttcttggcctaatggtttttgagaagaagatttttaatgattgtctctatatattcctgtataaaattttatcccccccattgtggccccactattccaccagggactatgatttaaacaaatttgaatctacactacctgaggatgcttccactctaatatgagcttttctggcctaagagtttttgagaagaagatttttaaagattgtctctatatattcctatgtaaaacttgatccccctattgtggccccaccctacccctggggaccataatttggACATActtgaatctacgctacctgaggatccttctagtataatttgagcttttctggcctgattgttttgagaggaagatttttaaggattgtctctttatattcctatgtaaaaatccatttccccattgtggccc
This genomic window from Crassostrea angulata isolate pt1a10 chromosome 8, ASM2561291v2, whole genome shotgun sequence contains:
- the LOC128158870 gene encoding uncharacterized protein LOC128158870 — translated: MQYFDMEFRVPDKDPLFNGTISFMQCMVFCLSMPSCLSVFVSNRETCTGYHFTHHYKAGLQFLNSSEETYFFKEHKCNTPGYTWNSTHQYCYKYHTTGKKYEEARTACSQDDPRSHLFLVDSESAIVFLQHIVDLYGNKLYLQGMRKDASSPFLNDFGGAIPFFLWNENEPESHSESIYLRTSFSNSTLMEVSRGEIYRKFLCYIM